CAGGGAGAAAACCTGGCTTCCATCCCCTCCTGTGTTAAGAGGCAAAGAGCACGTCTGAAGGTCATCTATGGAAATCTTGTAAAGAAGGGCAAGATCGCGGGAGCAAACAAGAGGACTTGAAACCATGGCCTTCTTGCGCCGGCAAGGGAAATGCCAGAGATGTACTTTCTACCTCAAAACCAGGGAAAGAGCCTCCGTGTTGCATGCCCCGCGACATAATCCGCAACCGAAGCATCTTCTTGTATTAATCTGGGCTATCGTCCTGCCATTTTCCTGAATGCCATCTTTGGAATATTTTCGGCTTCCCAAAGTAATCTGTATCTTTCCGGATTTGAGCCACTCTCATTGACAAAATTGGCGCTATTTAAGATTGAAAGGTAACCTTTTGTTTTGATAGCAATTTGGTTGGCAAGATATCGAAACTCGCTTGACTCTGGCGGCCGTTGTCTGTTCCATTTGAGATCGAAAATCCTTATACCTGCCTTCCAGTCGTCGGTCTGGGGTGATATCTGGTCAAATAGACTCAATCAGAGACAACCACGACAACCAGACTCGCCTGCTTCGGCGCTTCTTCCGAACCCCACATGG
This genomic interval from Deltaproteobacteria bacterium contains the following:
- a CDS encoding 4Fe-4S binding protein, giving the protein MGSRKYSKDGIQENGRTIAQINTRRCFGCGLCRGACNTEALSLVLR